The following proteins come from a genomic window of Astatotilapia calliptera chromosome 11, fAstCal1.2, whole genome shotgun sequence:
- the LOC113032423 gene encoding trypsin-3-like isoform X2 → MKLFLLLILSGGAVALEGDNKIVGGYECPKNSVPYQVSLFTGYNFCGGVLISDEWVLSAAHCKPNSNLEIRLGEHNIWEPDGTEQHIMSAEFIRHPDYDSRTQDSDIMLIKLSRPATLSSYVRPAVLPSRCASEGTVCQVSGWGNLRPSDEGSRYPDKLQCLEVPLLSDDTCFNAYPFQITENMICAGYLEGGKDSCQGDSGGPLMCDGELQGVVSWGHGCAQRNKPGVYTKVCNYVSWIKNTMASE, encoded by the exons ATGAAGCTTTTCCTTCTCCTGATTCTCTCTGGAGGGGCAG TTGCGCTGGAAGGAGATAACAAGATTGTTGGAGGATATGAGTGCCCCAAGAACTCTGTGCCCTACCAAGTGTCACTCTTCACTGGGTACAACTTCTGTGGGGGGGTTCTTATCTCTGATGAGTGGGTGCTCTCTGCTGCACACTGCAAACCAAA CTCAAATCTAGAAATTCGTCTGGGGGAGCACAACATCTGGGAACCTGATGGGACTGAACAGCACATCATGTCTGCTGAGTTTATTCGCCACCCTGACTACGATTCCCGTACACAGGACAGCGACATCATGCTGATCAAACTGAGTCGACCTGCCACTCTGAGCAGCTACGTGCGTCCTGCTGTGCTTCCTTCAAGGTGTGCCAGTGAGGGGACAGTGTGCCAGGTCTCAGGATGGGGGAATCTTCGTCCCAGCGATGAGGGCT CAAGATACCCAGATAAGCTGCAGTGCCTGGAGGTCCCTCTCCTGAGTGATGACACCTGCTTTAACGCATATCCTTTCCAAATTACTGAAAACATGATCTGTGCTGGATAtctggagggagggaaggactCCTGCCAG GGTGACTCAGGGGGCCCATTGATGTGCGACGGAGAGCTCCAGGGAGTTGTGTCATGGGGGCACGGCTGTGCACAGAGGAACAAGCCTGGGGTGTACACAAAAGTTTGCAATTATGTTTCCTGGATTAAGAACACAATGGCATCTGAATGA
- the LOC113032423 gene encoding trypsin-3-like isoform X1, which translates to MKLFLLLILSGGAVALEGDNKIVGGYECPKNSVPYQVSLFTGYNFCGGVLISDEWVLSAAHCKPNGLCSFSSNLEIRLGEHNIWEPDGTEQHIMSAEFIRHPDYDSRTQDSDIMLIKLSRPATLSSYVRPAVLPSRCASEGTVCQVSGWGNLRPSDEGSRYPDKLQCLEVPLLSDDTCFNAYPFQITENMICAGYLEGGKDSCQGDSGGPLMCDGELQGVVSWGHGCAQRNKPGVYTKVCNYVSWIKNTMASE; encoded by the exons ATGAAGCTTTTCCTTCTCCTGATTCTCTCTGGAGGGGCAG TTGCGCTGGAAGGAGATAACAAGATTGTTGGAGGATATGAGTGCCCCAAGAACTCTGTGCCCTACCAAGTGTCACTCTTCACTGGGTACAACTTCTGTGGGGGGGTTCTTATCTCTGATGAGTGGGTGCTCTCTGCTGCACACTGCAAACCAAA TGGGCTTTGTTCTTTCAGCTCAAATCTAGAAATTCGTCTGGGGGAGCACAACATCTGGGAACCTGATGGGACTGAACAGCACATCATGTCTGCTGAGTTTATTCGCCACCCTGACTACGATTCCCGTACACAGGACAGCGACATCATGCTGATCAAACTGAGTCGACCTGCCACTCTGAGCAGCTACGTGCGTCCTGCTGTGCTTCCTTCAAGGTGTGCCAGTGAGGGGACAGTGTGCCAGGTCTCAGGATGGGGGAATCTTCGTCCCAGCGATGAGGGCT CAAGATACCCAGATAAGCTGCAGTGCCTGGAGGTCCCTCTCCTGAGTGATGACACCTGCTTTAACGCATATCCTTTCCAAATTACTGAAAACATGATCTGTGCTGGATAtctggagggagggaaggactCCTGCCAG GGTGACTCAGGGGGCCCATTGATGTGCGACGGAGAGCTCCAGGGAGTTGTGTCATGGGGGCACGGCTGTGCACAGAGGAACAAGCCTGGGGTGTACACAAAAGTTTGCAATTATGTTTCCTGGATTAAGAACACAATGGCATCTGAATGA
- the fpr1 gene encoding chemokine-like receptor 1: MMELMTGTPPNLFNGTDDFGSNGSIYDESTEYDYRNDHADLRHSLNTMSIVVYSLAFVLGVLGNGVVIWVTGFKMKKTVNTVWFLNLAVADFLFTAFLPLSVTYTALDFHWPFGKFMCKLNTTISFLNMFASVYILVVISVDRCVSVVWPVWAQNHRNVRKASYVSLCVWVVALILSAPYFIFRDIGPSYHNKDIINCFNNFALSDDEDTYNDTQLFRHQAMIFTRFLLGFVVPFTVIVSCYAVIIHRLRRNRTLANQSSRPFKIIAAIIITFFLCWAPFHIMGLIEMANYMPEYSSEILDDITIIGLPIATSMAFLNSCLNPLLYVFMGQDFKDKVRKSILIVLESAFQEEVSRSYTYTNSMVTTRSKDKSFSDAEL, translated from the coding sequence ATGATGGAGTTAATGACTGGCACCCCTCCAAATCTCTTTAATGGAACAGATGACTTTGGAAGTAATGGCTCTATATATGATGAAAGCACAGAGTATGACTACAGAAACGACCACGCCGATTTGAGACATTCTCTGAACACCATGTCTATCGTTGTGTACTCCCTGGCTTTTGTCCTCGGTGTGCTCGGGAATGGAGTGGTTATCTGGGTGACCGGGTTCAAGATGAAGAAAACTGTTAACACAGTTTGGTTCCTCAACCTTGCTGTGGCTGACTTCCTCTTCACTGCGTTTTTGCCCCTCAGTGTGACTTACACAGCTTTGGATTTCCACTGGCCTTTTGGCAAGTTCATGTGCAAGCTGAACACCACTATCAGCTTTCTGAACATGTTTGCCAGTGTCTACATTCTGGTGGTGATCAGTGTGGACagatgtgtgtctgtggtgtggCCTGTCTGGGCTCAGAACCACCGAAATGTACGCAAGGCATCctatgtgagtctgtgtgtttgggtgGTGGCTTTGATTCTCAGTGCTCCATACTTCATCTTCAGGGACATCGGGCCATCGTACCACAATAAGGATATCATCAACTGCTTCAACAACTTTGCTCTTTCTGATGATGAAGACACATACAATGACACTCAGTTGTTTCGTCATCAGGCCATGATTTTCACACGCTTCCTACTAGGATTTGTTGTGCCCTTTACTGTCATTGTCTCCTGTTATGCTGTTATAATCCATCGTCTCAGAAGAAACCGCACACTGGCCAATCAGTCAAGTCGCCCCTTTAAGATCATCGCTGCCATTAtcatcactttctttctttgctgggCTCCCTTTCACATCATGGGTCTAATTGAGATGGCAAATTACATGCCAGAATATTCAAGTGAGATATTAGATGATATCACCATAATTGGGTTACCAATAGCCACCAGTATGGCCTTTCTCAACAGCTGCCTGAATCCACTGCTGTATGTGTTCATGGGCCAGGATTTTAAAGATAAAGTCCGCAAATCCATCCTGATTGTGCTGGAGAGTGCCTTCCAGGAAGAGGTTTCTCGCTCATACACCTATACAAACTCAATGGTCACCACTCGCAGCAAAGATAAGTCATTTTCTGATGCTGAGTTATAA